From the genome of Solibacillus sp. FSL H8-0538:
CAAAAGAACAGCGCGAGAAATTACAAATTCCTGTTGTACCACTATTTTGGATTGCTGGTGAAGACCATGATATAGAGGAAATTAATCATACGTATACAATTGTAGATGGGCAACCGAAAAAGCGTGGCTATAGTGAACGCTCTAAACGTAAAACGATGGCTTCTACAACAGCATTAAATCAAGAAGCGATGGAACAACTTGTACGCGTTGTATTTAAGGACTTCGGTGAAACGGCGTATACAGAAGGGCTACTAGTAGATGTGTTAAAGCATGTCCGAGCGAGCGAAACTTTTACGGACTTCTTTGCAACATTGATGAATGAGTTATTTGCTAAACATGGTCTGTTAATGATTGATGCGGCAAATGGGGCATTCCGCCAATATGAGAAGTCGTTCTTTGCAGCGATTATTCAGCATAATGAGCAAATTGCCAAAGTGGTAGTAGAGCAGGAACGTGAACTAATGGAAGCGGGCTACGGTATGCCGATTGAAGCGAATGCGGACAATGCAAACTTATTTTACGTACAAGACGGAGAGCGCTTTTTATTAGAATGCAAAAACGAGCAGTTTCGTAATGTGCTAGCGCATATTAAATTTACAAAGGACGAGTTACTCGATCTGGCGAAAAATACACCTGAAAAGCTCAGTAATAATGTGGTTACGCGTCCGCTAATGCAAGAAATGACGATTCCAGTTCTAGCCTTTGTAGGAGGACCCGGGGAACTTGCTTACTGGGCAACCTTAAAAGGTGCTTTTGCTATACTAGATTTACAAATGCCGATTTTTGCACCACGTCTTAATATTACGTTGCAAACTCGCCAAGTACAGACACTTCTTCAACAGTATGAGCTGTCACTTATGCAAATCATTGCGGGTGAAGGCGAACAATTGAAGCAGGAGTTTATTGGGAGCGTGCAGGATGTGGAAGCGGCATGTCAAATTCAGCAAATGAATGAATTGCTAGCAAAACAATATGATGAGTTACTTAATCATTTATCGACACAGCAATTAGATCTACAAAAAATTATTGAAAAAAATAAAGTGTATCATGAGCAACAGTTTAGTTATTTACGAAGTAAGATCTCCCAGCAAGTACTGCAAAAACATCAGGTAGTGTTAAGGCAATTTGATGTATTGCAGGCAGAGCTTTTACCGAACGAAGGTTACCAAGAGCGGCTTTATAATCCGTATCAGTTTCTAAATACTTATGGTCCGACGTTGATTGATGATTTATTGGGTCTTCCGATGAGTATTTGTGCTCAACATCAAATTGTCTCGCTGTAGAATTTATGAGTTATCTCACATAGAGATAACTCTTTTTTTATGCCATTTCTATTAGATGTTTTTAGGTGAATACGGTCTAATTACACAAATACCAAATAGTTGTCAACCATTTTCTAAAAGTTGTGGTGGAAAGTGGGGCAATGTGGTACATTATTTATTAAAGTGGGGTGAGTAGCATGTTCATGGGAGAATATCAACATTCCGTTGATACGAAAGGGCGACTGATTATACCTTCAAAGTTCCGCGAAGCACTTAGTGATTCATTTGTTATTACGCGGGGACTTGATAACTGTCTTTTTGGCTATCCTATGGATGAATGGCGAAAACTCGAGGAAAAACTAAAGGATTTACCGATGACGAAAAAAGATGCACGTTCGTTTGCACGATTTTTCTTTTCTGGAGCTACTGAAGTAGAAATAGACAAGCAAGGCCGGATTAATATTCCATCTACACTTATTCATCACGCTAATCTTGTAAAAGAGTGCGTCGTGCTAGGTGTATCCAGTAAAATTGAGATTTGGGCGAAGGATGCATGGGATCAGTACTTTACTGAATCGGAACAATCTTTTAATGAAATAGCAGAAAATATGGTAGGTTTTGATTTTTAGTCAGACCAGAAAAAGGAGCTTAGAATATGTTCGATCATACAACTGTGTTATTGAGAGAAACTGTTGATGGATTGAACATCAATCCGGATGGTATTTATGTGGATTGTACTTT
Proteins encoded in this window:
- the bshC gene encoding bacillithiol biosynthesis cysteine-adding enzyme BshC, which produces MKLEQISLPVKNGLLADYWSEDANIHTFFDYKYNDQSFVERASYLQNKTYDMEQLATVIRVYMEKFGIHSAVEQHLTDLEQGALVVVGGQQAGVLTGPLYSVHKAISVILLAKEQREKLQIPVVPLFWIAGEDHDIEEINHTYTIVDGQPKKRGYSERSKRKTMASTTALNQEAMEQLVRVVFKDFGETAYTEGLLVDVLKHVRASETFTDFFATLMNELFAKHGLLMIDAANGAFRQYEKSFFAAIIQHNEQIAKVVVEQERELMEAGYGMPIEANADNANLFYVQDGERFLLECKNEQFRNVLAHIKFTKDELLDLAKNTPEKLSNNVVTRPLMQEMTIPVLAFVGGPGELAYWATLKGAFAILDLQMPIFAPRLNITLQTRQVQTLLQQYELSLMQIIAGEGEQLKQEFIGSVQDVEAACQIQQMNELLAKQYDELLNHLSTQQLDLQKIIEKNKVYHEQQFSYLRSKISQQVLQKHQVVLRQFDVLQAELLPNEGYQERLYNPYQFLNTYGPTLIDDLLGLPMSICAQHQIVSL
- the mraZ gene encoding division/cell wall cluster transcriptional repressor MraZ, whose amino-acid sequence is MFMGEYQHSVDTKGRLIIPSKFREALSDSFVITRGLDNCLFGYPMDEWRKLEEKLKDLPMTKKDARSFARFFFSGATEVEIDKQGRINIPSTLIHHANLVKECVVLGVSSKIEIWAKDAWDQYFTESEQSFNEIAENMVGFDF